In Cyprinus carpio isolate SPL01 chromosome B7, ASM1834038v1, whole genome shotgun sequence, a genomic segment contains:
- the gmpr2 gene encoding GMP reductase 2 encodes MPRIENDIKLDFKDVLLRPKRSTLKSRSEVDLMHSFTFRNSKGSYRGIPIIAANMDTVGTFEMASALHQFSLFTAIHKHYCVDDWKEFASKHPECLQSVAVSSGTSDGDFEKLGAILAAVPQIQYICVDVANGYSEHFVNFVKDVRQKFPTHTITAGNVVTGEMVEELILAGADIIKVGIGPGSVCTTRKKTGVGYPQLSAVIECADAAHGLGGHIISDGGCTCPGDVSKAFGAGADFVMLGGMLAGHSESGGEIIEKNGKKYKLFYGMSSDTAMKKHAGGVAEYRASEGKTVEVPYKGPVEATVRDVLGGVRSTCTYVGAAKLKELSRRTTFIRVTQQLNTVFGNDN; translated from the exons ATGCCACGTATTGAAAATGATATCAAGCTCGACTTCAAGGACGTGCTGCTTCGACCCAAAAGAAGCACTCTCAAATCTCGCAGTGAG GTGGATCTCATGCACAGTTTTACCTTCAGAAACTCAAAGGGAAGTTACCGTGGCATTCCCATCATAGCCGCCAACATGGACACCGTGGGAACTTTTGAAATGGCCTCGGCCTTACATCAG tTTAGTCTCTTTACAGCCATCCATAAGCATTATTGTGTGGATGACTGGAAGGAGTTTGCATCCAAACACCCAGAATGCTTACAA AGTGTAGCAGTCAGCTCGGGGACCAGTGATGGGGACTTTGAGAAACTGGGGGCCATTCTGGCCGCTGTACCTCAGATTCAGTACATATGTGTGGATGTGGCCAATGGCTACTCTGAGCACTTTGTCAACTTCGTGAAAGACGTGAGGCAGAAGTTCCCTACACACACTATCACG gCTGGCAATGTGGTCACGGGAGAAATGGTCGAAGAGCTGATTCTTGCTGGTGCTGACATCATCAAAGTGGGGATTGGACCAG GTTCTGTGTGCACCACTCGTAAGAAGACCGGTGTGGGTTATCCTCAGCTGAGCGCAGTCATTGAATGTGCTGACGCTGCACATGGCCTGGGTGGACACATTATATCT GATGGGGGATGCACCTGTCCAGGTGATGTCTCCAAAGCATTTG GAGCTGGAGCTGACTTTGTGATGCTGGGAGGAATGCTTGCTGGTCATTCTGAGAGTGGGGGTGAAATCATTGAGAAAAACGGCAAGAAGTACAAACTGTTCTACGGCATGAGCTCAGACACGGCCATGAAGAAGCACGCAGGAGGTGTAGCAGAGTACAG ggCGTCGGAGGGTAAAACGGTTGAAGTGCCTTACAAAGGGCCTGTGGAGGCGACGGTGAGAGATGTGCTGGGTGGAGTTCGTTCCACCTGCACATACGTGGGTGCTGCTAAACTTAAAGAGTTGAGTCGTCGTACCACCTTCATTAGGGTGACCCAACAGCTCAACACAGTATTTGGTAATGACAATTAA
- the si:ch211-216p19.6 gene encoding E3 ubiquitin-protein ligase TRIM39, with protein MASSIRSQAEQCLCSICQDFFSDPVTIPCGHNFCMECITQHWDSSMCTQCPLCKKDFHLRPDLGINREFRELIEGLKRGESPFQPGAVPCDACTKIKRGALKSCLHCEGSFCKTHLEPHNTVAKLKKHKLINPAENLQDYICPKHEKPLVLFCRDDQKCVCLSCSTKDHRTHNTVPVEKESEERKSQLGRRQAEVNLMIQSRMKKIEEIKCSAQLSMQSSEKEKADIVELFTSLIRSIERCQSELLEVMEQKQTAAETQAEELIKELEQEITELERRNTELEQLSHTEDHLHLLQIYPSLCSPLDTKIWAGISTDTHLKEDAVRRALTKHQEFLSSAMVKVTGTELKRIEKFTVNVTMDPETAHPKISLSEDDKQAGYGETRQIVPDSPWKFDTCPSILGKEGFSSGKFYFEVQVKGKTEWDLGVARESVNRKGIITLSPRNGLWTLWLRNGSEYKACDCLSVSLCLKAKPQKVGVYVDYEEGLVSFYDVESRSHIYSFTGQAFTEKLYPYFSPGFNHGDKNSAPLIISPVGKNTCILANYNHL; from the exons ATGGCTTCTTCCATCAGGTCCCAGGCTGAACAGTGCCTGTGTTCAATATGTCAGGATTTCTTCTCTGACCCAGTAACCATTCCGTGTGGACACAACTTCTGCATGGAATGCATCACTCAACACTGGGACAGCAGTATGTGCACGCAGTGTCCCCTTTGCAAGAAGGACTTCCACTTGAGACCAGATCTTGGCATCAACAGAGAATTCAGAGAGCTCATTGAAGGACTGAAGAGAGGAGAAAGTCCTTTCCAACCTGGTGCAGTACCATGTGATGCCTGTACAAAAATAAAGAGAGGAGCTTTGAAGTCTTGCCTGCATTGTGAAGGATCTTTCTGTAAAACTCACCTAGAGCCTCACAACACTGTCGCAAAACTGAAGAAACACAAACTTATCAACCCTGCGGAGAATCTGCAAGATTATATATGCCCGAAGCATGAGAAGCCACTGGTGCTGTTCTGCAGAGATGATCAGAAGTGTGTGTGCCTGTCGTGTTCGACGAAAGACCACAGAACCCACAACACTGTTCCTGTAGAGAAGGAGAGTGAAGAACGGAAG TCTCAGCTAGGGAGAAGACAAGCCGAAGTGAATTTGATGATTCAGAGCAGAATGAAGAAAATTGAAGAAATTAAATGCTCGGCACAGCTCAGCATG CAAagctcagaaaaagaaaaagcagacATTGTCGAGCTGTTCACTAGTCtgatccgctccattgagagatgtCAGTCTGAGCTGCTGGAGGTGATGGAGCAGAAGCAGACAGCAGCAGAAACACAGGCTGAAGAGCTGATTAAAGAGCTGGAGCAGGAAATCACTGAACTGGAGAGAAGAaacactgagctggagcagctctcaCACACTGAAGATCACCTGCACCTCCTACAG ATTTATCCATCCCTGTGCAGCCCTTTAGACACTAAGATCTGGGCTGGGATCAGTACTGACACTCATCTGAAGGAGGACGCTGTGAGGAGAGCCCTGACAAAGCATCAAGAATTCCTCAGTAGTGCAATGGTGAAGGTTACAGGAACTG AGCTAAAGAGGATTGAGAAGTTTACAG TGAATGTGACTATGGATCCTGAAACAGCTCATCCAAAAATCTCCTTGTCTGAGGATGACAAACAAGCTGGATATGGAGAAACAAGACAGATTGTCCCGGACAGTCCGTGGAAGTTTGATACATGTCCCAGCATCCTGGGGAAGGAGGGATTCTCCTCTGGGAAATTTTATTTCGAGGTGCAGGTGAAGGGGAAAACTGAGTGGGATTTAGGTGTGGCGAGGGAGTCTGTGAACAGAAAGGGAATAATTACTCTGAGTCCCAGGAATGGACTCTGGACACTGTGGTTGAGGAATGGAAGTGAGTATAAGGCCTgcgactgtctgtctgtctctctctgtctgaaagCCAAGCCTCAGAAGGTGGGTGTGTATGTAGACTATGAGGAAGGTCTGGTCTCATTTTATGATGTGGAGTCCAGGTCTCATATCTACTCATTCACTGGTCAGGCTTTCACTGAGAAACTCTATCCATATTTCAGCCCAGGCTTTAATCATGGAGATAAAAATTCAGCCCCACTGATCATTTCACCTGTCGGAAAGAATACGTGTATTTTAGCCAATTATAAccatttgtaa